A genomic region of Phragmites australis chromosome 2, lpPhrAust1.1, whole genome shotgun sequence contains the following coding sequences:
- the LOC133909826 gene encoding probable WRKY transcription factor 72: MEVAVERLPVKEDKMADAKPEMAAIGSALPIVFESFQARQRDAGIKQEDSKLEAAKAEMGEVREENERLKTLLSRILSDYQSLQTHFLDVVKVNEQGAKMKLPAGPGPAPAPAPPPGADDDPEDLVSLSLGTKADGVRRKGHERSSSSSGTAETADEGQLSLGLWLSTDDDKASRASAAPVLNLSSDSSSADDTAKPAHAAVCPGSPPSNARKSPSGGAVEGAEDEVLQQQVKKARVSVRVKCDTPTMNDGCQWRKYGQKISKGNPCPRAYYRCTVAPHCPVRKQVQRCSEDTTILITTYEGKHNHQLPPAATAMASTTSAAAAMLTAGSTTSSPASLGHLPFASAGLLGPTAMVSTAASCPTITLDLTAPAPPHSSLLHSSPYAAAAGYESKAVPAAWSSGYLAYGGGQQPYYAKSSPATGHLFGGSLGVSRPEQLYAAQSYLQRVTGVGGHGAVAPAVTDTLAKAITSDPSFQSALAAAITSVMGRGGGGAAAQK; encoded by the exons ATGGAGGTCGCCGTCGAAAGGCTGCCGGTGAAGGAGGACAAGATGGCCGACGCCAAGCCAGAGATGGCAGCG ATAGGAAGCGCTCTTCCGATAGTCTTTGAAAGTTTTCAAGCAAGGCAAAGGGATGCAGGCATCAAGCAG GAAGACAGCAAGCTAGAGGCTGCCAAGGCGGAGATGGGCGAGGTGAGGGAGGAGAACGAGCGCCTCAAGACGCTGCTGTCCCGCATCCTCAGCGACTACCAGTCGCTGCAGACGCACTTCCTCGACGTCGTCAAGGTGAACGAACAAGGAGCCAAGATGAAGCTCCCCGCGGGGCcggggccggcgccggcgccggcgcctccTCCCGGCGCCGACGACGATCCCGAAGACCTTGTCTCCCTGAGCCTCGGCACGAAGGCCGACGGCGTCCGACGCAAGGGCCACGAGAGGTCTTCGTCGTCGTCCGGCACAGCCGAGACTGCCGACGAAGGCCAGCTCTCCCTCGGGCTCTGGCTGTCCACAGACGACGACAAAGCGAGCCGCGCGTCGGCGGCACCAGTTCTGAACCTGAGCTCCGACAGCAGCAGCGCCGACGACACCGCCAAGCCTGCTCATGCCGCCGTGTGCCCGGGCAGCCCGCCTAGCAACGCGCGCAAAAGCCCGAGCGGCGGCGCCGTGGAGGGAGCGGAGGACGAGGTTCTGCAGCAACAGGTCAAGAAGGCTAGGGTTTCCGTCAGGGTGAAATGCGACACCCCCACG ATGAACGACGGGTGCCAATGGCGGAAGTACGGGCAGAAGATCTCCAAGGGTAACCCCTGCCCGCGCGCCTACTACCGCTGCACCGTGGCGCCCCACTGCCCGGTGAGGAAGCAGGTGCAGCGGTGCTCGGAGGACACGACGATCCTGATCACGACGTACGAGGGCAAGCACAACCACCAGCTCCCGCCGGCGGCGACTGCCATGGCGTCCACGacctccgccgcggcggccaTGCTCACCGCGggctccaccacctcctcaccGGCCTCGCTCGGCCACCTCCCGTTCGCGTCGGCCGGGCTGCTCGGGCCGACCGCCATGGTCTCCACAGCCGCGTCCTGCCCCACCATCACGCTCGACCTCACTGCCCCGGCGCCGCCGCATTCCTCCCTCCTGCACTCCTCACcctacgccgccgccgcggggtaCGAGTCCAAGGCGGTCCCGGCGGCATGGAGCAGCGGGTACCTGGCGTACGGCGGCGGCCAGCAGCCGTACTACGCCAAGAGCTCCCCGGCGACGGGGCACTTATTCGGCGGCAGCCTGGGCGTGTCGAGGCCGGAGCAGCTGTACGCCGCCCAGTCGTACCTGCAGAGGGTGACCGGCGTCGGCGGCCATGGCGCGGTGGCGCCGGCTGTGACGGACACGCTCGCGAAGGCGATCACGTCGGACCCGAGCTTCCAgtcggcgctggcggcggcgatCACGTCAGTCatggggcgcggcggcggcggtgcggcTGCCCAGAAGTGA
- the LOC133909827 gene encoding WRKY transcription factor WRKY24-like: MYMAASLGLGHGHETYSYPPAGSSYFHPGPVADNGAVLNFPPPAAMADYFPELGLRPSDYYSPPPVFANRAAATTEDEMNMSCGDVHGRMVSGSAGNGGRPSSRIGFRTRSEVDVLDDGFKWRKYGKKAVKSSPNPRNYYRCSVEGCGVKKRVERDRDDPRYVVTTYDGVHNHDAPGCGPGAYPTPRSGAPPPTAYSATEPSGFAAPSDAWAMQLHAAAAAHSSESSY, translated from the exons ATGTACATGGCGGCCTCACTGGGACTCGGCCACGGCCACGAGACATACTCCTACCCGCCAGCCGGCTCCTCGTACTTCCATCCCGGCCCAGTGGCGGATAACGGTGCCGTGCTGAATttcccgccgccggccgccatgGCTGACTACTTCCCGGAGCTCGGTCTTCGCCCTTCCGATTACTATTCCCCGCCGCCGGTGTTTGCTAACCGCGCCGCCGCAACAACCGAGGACGAGATGAACAT GAGCTGCGGCGATGTCCACGGGAGGATGGTAAGCGGATCAGCTGGGAACGGCGGCCGGCCGTCGTCACGGATTGGGTTTCGGACGAGGTCAGAGGTGGACGTCTTGGACGACGGCTTCAAGTGGCGCAAGTACGGCAAGAAGGCGGTCAAGAGCAGCCCGAACCCGAG GAACTACTACCGGTGCTCGGTGGAGGGGTGCGGGGTGAAGAAGCGCGTGGAGAGGGACCGCGACGACCCGCGCTATGTCGTCACCACCTACGACGGCGTCCACAaccacgacgcgcccgggtgcGGCCCCGGCGCCTACCCCACCCCGAGGagcggcgcgccgccgccgacggcaTACTCCGCGACTGAGCCGTCCGGCTTTGCCGCCCCTTCTGACGCGTGGGCGATGCAGCTacatgcggcggcggcggctcacTCGTCGGAGTCCTCGTACTGA